CGCCAGTTCCTGGCCCGTACGCTCTGACCGCCGGCATCACCCGTCCGGGAACTTCCGGACGAGAGCCAACAAGAAAGCTCAACATGGGGAACCAAAACATGAAGCTGAAAAGTCTGTTGCTCGCCACGCTCTTCACCGCAGGCCTCACCACGGCCCACGCTGCCGAGGGCGAGTTGTCGATCGGCACCGAGGGCGAATATCCGCCGTGGAGCATTGCCGACTCTGCCGGCAACGTGACCGGTTTCGACGCCGATGTCGGAAGCCTGCTCTGTGCCAAGCTGGAGATGAAATGCCACTTCGTCGTACAGGCCTTCGACGGGCTCATACCGGCGCTGAAGGCCAAGCGTTTCGATATCATCATTTCCGGCATGTCGATCACGGCCGAACGCAAGAAGCAGATCGACTTCTCCGTCGGCTATGCCGAACTCGCCAACATGTTCGTGGTCAAGAAGGACTCGGATCTGGCCGGCATCAAGGACATCGACACGCTGCTGAAGTCGCTCGATGGCCGCACGGTCGGCGTTCAGGCCGGAACGACCCACGCCCATTTCATGGAGAAGCGGGCTTCGTCTGCCGTGCTGAAGACCTACGACACGCTCGACCAGATGCAGATCGACCTCGCCAGCGGCCGCGTCGAGGCTGCGTTTGCGGATGCGTCAGCCCTCCAGGATTTCCTCGGACGGCCCGACGGCAAGGACTTCCAGTTCGTTGACGTGAAGGTCTTGAGCACCTTCGATCCGACGCTTGGCGAAGGCATCGGCGTAGGCATCTCGCAGGAAAACACCGAGCTGAAGGCCCGCATCGACAAGGCGCTCTGCGAGTTGGTTGCCGACGGATCGATCGGCAAGGCGAGCGAGACCTGGTTCAAGGCGGACATCTCCCGCCCCTGCCTATAGCGGCAAACTTTCGTCTCCCGGAAGAGAAGAGACCGCCAGGTGCTCTTCGTCCGGGAGACGAAGCATCCGATCGGACAATACACAGGTTTGGGCTGGTTCAATGGAACTTGGATTATGGCAGGTATGGGAAGGCGGCTGGATAACCGCAATCCTGCGCGGCGCGGCAATCACCATAGCCGTCGGCGTCGCAAGCATGGCCTTCGGCATCGTCATAGGCGTCGCCTGCGGCCTGATCAAATGGGCGCGGCTTTTCCCGCTGACGCTGATCGTGGATTTCTACACCTCGATCGTGCGCGGCGTGCCGGAACTCCTGATCATCTATCTTCTCTTCTTTTCCTCCGTCGAGTTCATCGCTCGGGTGGCCTCAGCGTTCGGCTATGAGGGGCTCGCCGGAAACGGTTACGCCTTCGTCATCGCCGTCGTCGCCATCGCGGCCATTTCCGGTGCCTACTCCACCGAGGTCGTCCGCGGTGCACTTGCCGCCATTCCGTCTGGCCATATCGAGGCGGCGCGGGCGCTCGGCATTCCCGGGACCCGCATCTTCCGCCGCATCATCGCGCCACAAATGCTGCGGATCGCCGTACCCGGCATGAACAATGTCTGGCAGACCACCATCAAGGATACGGCCCTCGTTTCGGTGGTCGGCCTGCAGGAATTGATGCGTGCCGCATTCGTCGGAGCAGGATCGACCCGCCACCCCTTCATCTTCTACTTCATCGCCGCCGTCGTCTATCTCTCGATCACGCTGGTCAGCCAGAGTGGTTTTGATGGGATCGAACGCTTGCTGCGCCCTCGCGAGAGGAAATAGGCATGGATCTCGAACTTGTTCGCCTCGCGGTTCCAGCCCTCGCCAAGGGCTTGTGGCTGACCGCCATCCTGACACTCATTTCGATCGCCATCGGCTTCAACCTCGGCCTGGCGCTGGCGGTCATGCGGCTGTCGAAAAACTCGGTACTCAGCAGCTTTGCCAAGGGCTACAGCACCGTGTTCCGGGGCACGCCGCTGCTGGTCCAGCTTTTCCTCTTCTACTACGGCCTCGGCCAGCTTTCCTTCGTTCGCGACAACCCCGTGCTCTGGTGGATCGTCGGCGACGGCGCGCATTGCGCGGTCATGGCACTCGCACTGAACACGGCGGCCTATACGTCTGAAATCCTGCGCGGCGGGCTCATGTCCATTCCGGGCGGGCTCGTCGAAGCCGCCCAGGCCTGCGGCATGTCGCGGCTCCTGTGCTTTCGCCGGATCACCTTTCCCCTCGCCATCCGGCAGGCACTGCCCGCCTATGGCAACGAACTCGTTCTCGTCGTCAAGGGAACGAGCCTCGCCTCTACAATCACCGTTCTGGAGATCACCGGCCATGCAAAACGGCTGATGAGCCAGACCTACGCAATTCTCGAAATCTTCGCCATTGCCGGCGTGCTCTATCTGCTCATCAATCTGGTGCTGATCACGCTCGTACGGCTCGTGGAAGCCCGTCTCACACGCTACCTGCCGCGATAGGGCTGCCGCGCCCGAAACGGCTGGAAACTTCAAAAGAAAGAGAAATACCATGGACGTACGCGCCGCCGTTGCCGTTCAGGCAGGCAAGCCGCTCGAGGTCATGACGGTTCAACTCGAAGGCCCACGGGCCGGCGAGGTTCTGATCGAGGTCAAGGCCACCGGCATATGCCACACCGACGACTTCACGCTGTCGGGCGCCGACCCGGAAGGCCTGTTTCCTGCGATCCTCGGCCATGAAGGCGCCGGCATCGTCGTCGACGTCGGCCCGGGCGTGACCTCGGTGAAGAAGGGCGACCACGTCATTCCGCTCTACACGCCCGAATGCCGCTCCTGCCCGTCGTGCCTGTCGCGCAAGACCAACCTGTGCACCGCCATCCGCGCGACGCAAGGCCAGGGCCTGATGCCGGACGGCACCTCGCGCTTCTCGATCGGCAACGACAAGATCCACCACTACATGGGCTGCTCGACCTTCGCCAACTACACGGTGCTGCCCGAGATTGCCGTCGCCAAGGTCAATCCGGACGCCCCCTTCGACAAGATCTGCTACATCGGCTGCGGCGTGACCACCGGCATCGGCGCGGTCATCAACACCGCCAAGGTGGAGATGGGCGCGACCGCGATCGTCTTCGGTCTCGGCGGCATCGGCCTCAACGTCATCCAGGGCCTGCGGCTTGCCGGTGCCGACATGATCATCGGCGTCGACCTCAACAACGACAAGAAGGCCTGGGGCGAACGCTTCGGCATGACCCACTTCGTCAACCCGAAGGAGGTCGGCGACGACATCGTGCCGTACCTCGTCAACATGACCAAGCGCGGGGCCGACCAGATCGGCGGCGCCGACTACACCTTCGACTGCACCGGCAACACCAAGGTGATGCGCCAGGCGCTCGAAGCCTCGCATCGCGGCTGGGGCAAGTCGGTCGTCATCGGCGTTGCCGGCGCCGGCCAGGAGATCTCCACCCGGCCGTTCCAGCTGGTCACCGGCCGCAGCTGGATGGGCACTGCCTTTGGCGGCGCGCGCGGTCGCACCGACGTGCCGAAGATCGTCGACTGGTACATGGAAGGCAAGATCGAGATCGATCCGATGATCACCCACACGATGCCGCTCGAAGACATCAACAAGGGCTTCGAGCTGATGCATTCCGGCGAAAGCATCCGCTCGGTGGTGCTATACTGAGCGCGGGTTGAGGACTGTTCCAGACTGCAATTGCATTTCACGTTCCGCCGCGCCACCGGCCGGCGGCGCCAGTGAACAGCCGGGCATCGTGCACCGGCCAAAAGGAGGAGAAGCCCATGCCAAGCATTGCCATACATCCGTCCCTCGACAGCGGGTTCAAGGCGACGGACGCCGCCTTTTCCGGCGGCACGCTCGTCTGCAATTGCACGAGCAATCCCGTAAAGGTCCGCGTCAAAGGTGACATCGCCCACAACCACGCCTGCGGCTGCACCAAGTGCTGGAAGCCCGGCGATGCCGTTTTCTCCGTCGTCGCCGTGGCACCGACGGATAACATCGAGGTTCTGCAGAACGGCGGCAAGCTGGCGGTCGTGGACCCTACCGCGCTGATCCAGCGCCATGCCTGCAAGGACTGCGGCGTGCACATGTATGGCCCGGTGGAACGGGACCACCCGTTCAAGGGGCTGTCTTTCCTGCACCCCGAACGCTTCCAGGAAACAGGCTGGGCAAAGCCGGGCTTTGCGGCCTTCGTCTCCTCGATCATCGAGAGCGGTTATGATCCGGCGAAGATGGATGGCGTGCGCGCCCGGCTGCGCGAACTGGGTGTGGAACCCTATGACTGCCTCAACCCGGGCCTCATGGATTACATCGCCACATGGACGGCCAAGAAGAGCGGCGCGCTCAAATCGGCCTGAACACGCAGACGCAACCATCTGAAAAACTTCAGACATCAACCCGCAGGTCGTATCGCATGGATTGCCTCAAGCCCGCGTTCAAAGCCGAAATTCTGAGAATTGTCGGTGACGGAAATTTCAAGGACGGAGAGGCCATCTCCACGATCGACTACGGAGTGGCGCCCGAAAATCTGGGGGCGCGCGCAGTCGTGTTCCCCAGAACGGCCGACGAAATTGCGGCGGTCGTCAAATGTTGCCGCGCGCACGGCGTTCCGCTCGTTACTCATGGGGGACGAACCGGGCTCGTCGGCGGTGCCGTATCCAGGCCGGGCGAGCTGGTGCTCTCGACCGCCCGCCTCAATTGCATCCTGCATATCTCGCCGATCGAGCGCGTTGCCGTGGTGGAAGCCGGCGTTACGCTGCAGGCGCTGCAAGCAGCGGCGGCCGTACATCGACTTGAAACAGGGATCGATTTGCCGTCGCGTGGGTCGGCTACGATCGGCGGGATGGCGTCCACCAACGCCGGGGGCATTGCCGCCTTTCGCTTCGGGGTGATGCGGCATCGCATTCTCGGTATGGAGGCCGTGCTTGCCGATGGCTCCATCTACTCGGATATGACCCGGGTCGTGAAGAATGCCGCCGGCTACGACCTGAAACATCTCTTTGTCGGAGCGGAAGGCACGCTCGGCATCATCACGCGCATTGCCGTCAAGCTCGAACCCCAGCCGGCAGCCACCGCCACGGTCCTCTTCGGTCTGCCGTCCGTGGATGCGGCACTCGCGGTCGTCCGTCGCGGCCTCGACGCCGAATACGGTCAACTGCGGGCAGCGGAGGCGATCTGGAATACCTTTTTCCGCCTGACGTCCGGCCATCAGTCCTGGTCGGCCGTGGACTACAGGACCGACCATCCGATCAACCTCTTGGTCTCTCTCGGCGGGACGGAAGAGGACGCGTTGCAGGCGGAACTGGGACGTATCTACGAGGACGTCATCGCCGATCATCCCGACGCCTCGGCCGTGATCGCCTCTTCGGGCGCGCAGGAGGTCGATCTCTGGCGCCTGCGCGAAGATACGGACCTGATCTATCGAAAACATCCGAGCGCGCCATCCTACGATGTCTCGGTCCCGCTTTCGGAGATCGGCGCCTATCTCGAGCGTTGCCTTGAGGGGCTGCGGGAACTGGATGCTGCCCTCGACCCCTACCTGTTCGGCCATCTCGCCGACGGAAATCTCCATATCGTCCTCAATGCCGCCGGCAGCGATATCCCAGCCGAAAAGGTCAAGGCAATCGAGACGATCCTTTACAGAGATATCGGGGGGATCGGCGGAGCGTTCTCCGCCGAACACGGGATCGGCATCAAGCGCGTCAGGCAATTGTCGGATATCTCAGGCGCTGTGAAACTGGCGCTGATGCATCGCGTGAAGGAAACGCTCGACTCTGCCGCGATCCTCAATCCCGGCAAGGTTCTGCTTCCGGTTTCTCCCTGAGGCAGGCGCTCCCGGCGCGTCTCTCGCCGACGAGCGGATTTCTCGAGGCGGGCGAGATCAACTCGCCGCCTCGAATTATTGGGCCAGTTAGTTGGCGATCGGCGCGTAGGCGCCGTTGCTCCAGCGGTTGATGTCGTAGCTGGCATCCTTGAGGTCGCCCTTTTCGTCGAAGGCCACCGAACCGACGACAGTATCGATCGGCTGGCCGTTCTTCAGAGCCTCTGCAACCTTCGTCGGATCGTCCGAACCGGCACGCTCGATGCCCTGCGCGAATGCTTGAATGACCGCGTAGGAGAAGAGCGTGAAGCCTTCGGGCTTGAAGCCGCCGGCCTGAATCTTGGCTACCGCCTCCTTCGCCTCAGGCTTGGACTGCGGATCGGACGGGAAAACGAAAAGCGTGCCCTCGCCCGCCGGGCCCGCGACCTGCCAGAATTCCGGCGAGGCGATCGAGTCCGGCATGATCAGCTGGAATTTGTACTTCTGCTCCGCGGCCTGGCGCAGCATCAGGCCGGCTTCCGGATGGTATCCGCCAAAATAGACCACATCGGCCTTGGCCTCTTTCAGCTTCGTCACGAGCGCGTTGTAGTCCTTCTCACCCGCGTTGATGCCTTCATAGAGGACCTCCTTCAGGCCACTTTCGTTCATCGTAGCGCGCACCGCATTGGCAACACCCTGGCCATAGGCGGTCTTGTCGTGCAGAACTGCAACGTTCTTGCCAGCATATTCCTTGGCGATCCATGGGCCTATGAAGGCGCCCTGCGCGTCGTCACGGGTGTAGAGACGCATGATGTTGGTCCAGCCCTTGGCCGCCGCATCATCCGTCATGACCGGGTTGGACGAGGCCGGGCTCATCATCAACGTGCCGTTCTCGGCATAAACAGCGGATGCCGGAATGCTGGAACCCGAGCAGGCGTGGCCATCGACAAAGCTGATGCCGCTTGCCGCGATCCGGTTGGCAACCGAAACCGCCTGCTTCGGGTCGCACTGGTCGTCTTCGAACTGCAGCTTGACCTGGCGGCCAAGCACGCCACCCTTGGCGTTGATCGCGTCTGCAGCCGCCTGAGCGCCCTGCCTGAACTGATCGCCGATCGTGGCGAGCGGCCCGGTCAGCGGGCCTGCCACGGCAAACGTCAGATCATCCGCACGCGCGGCTGTCCCCATGAGCAGGCCGAGGGCCGTGCCGATAATCAGAATACGTCTCATTGTCTCAACTCCCTTTTGTTGCCCGCTTTCACGCGGTGCACTCCTCCAACACGAAATCTTCATTCTCGAACCCACCGGTCTTTTCGCAAAAGAGCGGCTGGCATTCGAGCCATTCCCATAGATAGGCAGCAAGCCCTCGGTCGACGTGAACACGCAACGCTTGCGTGTCTCCGTGGAAATAGACACTGCAGGTCAGGCCGCAAAACTGCAAGGCGGCGCAGGGGCCGGCATTGTCGGGGTCGATCGTCGTCGCCCGCGCCAGGAGATCCCGCACGCCCTCCCCCCGCGCTTCAAAAACACGCTGTGCCGAACCGAGTGCGGTTACTCCATAACCGTCCTGATGCCAGCCCGCCGCACACTCGGACGCCTGCAATCCGACCACAAGCAACCGGTCGCGCGCGACGCGCACGGCATAGCGCTCGCCCGTGGCGAGACCCAACGCGCCGATATCCTTGGCAAGACCATGGCGCTCGCGAAATCGCTCGATATCGCCGCTGACGAGATGCTGCGTCAGCCCGGAGACGGCACGCACGTCGACCGCTCGACCTGTCAGGCAGGCACTGTTCCAATCAGGCTCAGGCTTCCACTTACGCGAATTGTCAAGCATGGAGGCGACCTCCATCCGTGTCGAAGGCGCAAGGGGCGACGATCCGGGCGCGCCGTAGCTCCCGCAGATGCTGAAACTCGACGATCTCTCCCATACGCGAAAGCCCACGCTCGATGAGCCCGAGCGCAATCGGCCGCTGCAACACAGGGCTGAAATAGCTTGAGGTGACAAAGCCGGCACTGCGGATGCCGCTAGAATTACGCTCGATCCCGTGCGCACCGGTCGGCAGCACGCCTTTGCCATCGACGATTTCGAGCCCGACGAATTGCCGCCGGTCCGGACGCTGGGCATCCTCCGTGATCAGCGAGCGGCGACCAAGGAACTCAACCTTCTTCTTCTCAAGCGGAGCCGTCAGTCCGAAATCCATCGGCCGGCTCGTGCCGTCCGTATCCTTGCCGATTACGATGTAGCCCTTCTCCGCGCGCAGGATCATCAGGGCTTCGAGGCCGAGCAAGGTGACACCGAAGTCCTCCCCTTCGCGCCGCAGTCGCGACCAGAGAGCCCCGGCCAGGTCGGCCGGCACGGAGATTTCGTAGGAGCGCTCACCGGTGAAGCTGATGCGCGCGACCCGCACAGGCGTCCCTTCGAAGATGCCTGAGGCGACGGCCATATGCGGCAGTGTCTGGTCGTCGAGCAGGACCCCAAGGTCTATCGTTTCCAGCAACGCCCGCGCACGGGGCCCGGTGATTGTCAGCGTCGCCATCTCCGAGGTCGCGTCATGGATGAACACCCGCCGGCGATCGAAACGATCCTGCCGCCATTCTTCCAGGAGGGCATGAACCCCGGCAACATGCGACGAGGAGCACGAAACAATGAAGTGGTTCTCGTCCAGCCTCACCAGCACCCCGTCATCATAGACATTGCCGGCTTCGGTAAGGATGAAGCCGTAGCGGCACCGTCCTGCTCCAAGGGTCGAGACGGTGTTGTAATAGATGAAATCGAGGAAAGACGCGGCATCCGGCCCGAGCACCTCGATCTTGCCGAGCGGCGAACCGTCGAAGAGCGCGACGCCGTCGCGCGCCGCCCTGGCCTCTTCCTGGATGCGTTCTTCCGACGGGCCTGCACCATAGAAGGCCGGGCGAAGCCAGCCGCCATATTCGCGAAACACCGCACCTTCGGCCCTATGTTCCTTTTCGAGCGGCAGCCGGCGCAGCGGGTTCATCCGGGTTCCGGAACGAGCACCTGCGAAGGAGGCGAGCGGTACCGGCGTAAAGGGCGGGCGATAGGTGGTCGTGCCGACATCCGGAATCCGTCGACCGGTCAGTTCAGCCATCAAGGCCAGGCCGTTGACGTTGGACGTTTTACCCTGGTCGGTCGCCATGCCGAGCGTGGTGTAACGCTTCAGGTGCTCGACCGAGACAAAGTTCTCCCGGACAGCCAGTTCCACGTCCTTGGCCGTGACATCGTTCTGCAGATCGATCCAGACCCGTTCTTTCGCATCGGGCTTCGGCCAGGCGGCGACGATGTCGAGGGCCCTCCTGGTATCACCAGCAAGCTCCAGCGGAAGAGAGAAATCACCCGCCGCTGCGCCGATCACCTCCACGCCAGCAACAGGCCGGCCGGGGACGAAGGCGAGAATATCGTCACGCCAGTCGAGTTTGCCCTGCGCCTGACAATAGAGATGGACCGTCGGCGTGAAGCCGCCCGAGACGAGCACCGCGTCGGCCTCAAGCGTGCTGCCATCAGAAAGCAGCACGGCATTGACGGCACCCTTGCCGCTCGCAGATCTGACCGTGCGCCCCTGCAGGACGCGTATCCCCGAGCAGACCTGACGCATCGTGCGATAGTCGACGACCGTGACGTCGGCGCCTGCGGCAGCGAGCGCCTCCGCCGTCTCGTAGGCGAGCCCGTTGTTCGTTGCGACCACAACCTTACGGCCGGCCGCAACACCGAAGCGACGGAGATAGACGAGCGCGGCTTCCGCGGACATGATGCCCGGCAAGTCGTTGTTGCCGAAGGGCAGCGGCCGTTCGATGGCGCCGGTCGCAAGCACGATCGATTTCGCACGGATACGGAATAGCCGGTCCGGCACACCGTCGACACCCCGTTGGTTCAGGCCAACCAGACCGTGGTCATAAATGCCGAAGGCCGTGGTGCCGGTAAGCACGAGCGCGCCGGCCCGTTCCAGTTCCTCAACGACATTTTCAGCCCACTCGGCGCCTGGCTTTCCTTCCATCTGCCCCTCGTGGAAGAGCAGGCTGCCGCCGGCCCGGGCACCGTCGTCGCAGAGCACGACACGGCGGCCGGCGCGCAAAGCGGACCGCGCCGCATCAAGGCCCCACGGCCCGGCGCCAATTACCAGCACGTCGCAATGATGGTTGATCTGTTCGGCAAGTCCTGGCCCATCGGCATTCGTGTCCAGGGTTCCGAGGCCCGCCATCTGCCGGATGCGGGGCTCGAACCGGTGCCAGTCGGGAAACATGAAGGTCTTGTAGTAGAACGCGGCCGGAATGAAGCGCGAGAACGCGTCGAGGAAGGCATGACGGTCGTTCGCGGCGCTCGGCTCGGCATTGACGGAGCGAACGACCATACCGTCCGCGGCGAGGATCTGTGTCGCCCGGCCGTTTGGCATGCCGCCTGCGATGTCGACGAGTGCGTTC
The nucleotide sequence above comes from Ensifer adhaerens. Encoded proteins:
- a CDS encoding 2Fe-2S iron-sulfur cluster-binding protein, translating into MTAWRTEDGTAIDRTRPLRFTFDGRVVEAYTGDTVASALLANGVAVVGRSFKYHRPRGLWGAGVEEPNALVDIAGGMPNGRATQILAADGMVVRSVNAEPSAANDRHAFLDAFSRFIPAAFYYKTFMFPDWHRFEPRIRQMAGLGTLDTNADGPGLAEQINHHCDVLVIGAGPWGLDAARSALRAGRRVVLCDDGARAGGSLLFHEGQMEGKPGAEWAENVVEELERAGALVLTGTTAFGIYDHGLVGLNQRGVDGVPDRLFRIRAKSIVLATGAIERPLPFGNNDLPGIMSAEAALVYLRRFGVAAGRKVVVATNNGLAYETAEALAAAGADVTVVDYRTMRQVCSGIRVLQGRTVRSASGKGAVNAVLLSDGSTLEADAVLVSGGFTPTVHLYCQAQGKLDWRDDILAFVPGRPVAGVEVIGAAAGDFSLPLELAGDTRRALDIVAAWPKPDAKERVWIDLQNDVTAKDVELAVRENFVSVEHLKRYTTLGMATDQGKTSNVNGLALMAELTGRRIPDVGTTTYRPPFTPVPLASFAGARSGTRMNPLRRLPLEKEHRAEGAVFREYGGWLRPAFYGAGPSEERIQEEARAARDGVALFDGSPLGKIEVLGPDAASFLDFIYYNTVSTLGAGRCRYGFILTEAGNVYDDGVLVRLDENHFIVSCSSSHVAGVHALLEEWRQDRFDRRRVFIHDATSEMATLTITGPRARALLETIDLGVLLDDQTLPHMAVASGIFEGTPVRVARISFTGERSYEISVPADLAGALWSRLRREGEDFGVTLLGLEALMILRAEKGYIVIGKDTDGTSRPMDFGLTAPLEKKKVEFLGRRSLITEDAQRPDRRQFVGLEIVDGKGVLPTGAHGIERNSSGIRSAGFVTSSYFSPVLQRPIALGLIERGLSRMGEIVEFQHLRELRRARIVAPCAFDTDGGRLHA
- a CDS encoding transporter substrate-binding domain-containing protein, which translates into the protein MKLKSLLLATLFTAGLTTAHAAEGELSIGTEGEYPPWSIADSAGNVTGFDADVGSLLCAKLEMKCHFVVQAFDGLIPALKAKRFDIIISGMSITAERKKQIDFSVGYAELANMFVVKKDSDLAGIKDIDTLLKSLDGRTVGVQAGTTHAHFMEKRASSAVLKTYDTLDQMQIDLASGRVEAAFADASALQDFLGRPDGKDFQFVDVKVLSTFDPTLGEGIGVGISQENTELKARIDKALCELVADGSIGKASETWFKADISRPCL
- a CDS encoding S-(hydroxymethyl)glutathione dehydrogenase/class III alcohol dehydrogenase translates to MDVRAAVAVQAGKPLEVMTVQLEGPRAGEVLIEVKATGICHTDDFTLSGADPEGLFPAILGHEGAGIVVDVGPGVTSVKKGDHVIPLYTPECRSCPSCLSRKTNLCTAIRATQGQGLMPDGTSRFSIGNDKIHHYMGCSTFANYTVLPEIAVAKVNPDAPFDKICYIGCGVTTGIGAVINTAKVEMGATAIVFGLGGIGLNVIQGLRLAGADMIIGVDLNNDKKAWGERFGMTHFVNPKEVGDDIVPYLVNMTKRGADQIGGADYTFDCTGNTKVMRQALEASHRGWGKSVVIGVAGAGQEISTRPFQLVTGRSWMGTAFGGARGRTDVPKIVDWYMEGKIEIDPMITHTMPLEDINKGFELMHSGESIRSVVLY
- a CDS encoding branched-chain amino acid ABC transporter substrate-binding protein, translating into MRRILIIGTALGLLMGTAARADDLTFAVAGPLTGPLATIGDQFRQGAQAAADAINAKGGVLGRQVKLQFEDDQCDPKQAVSVANRIAASGISFVDGHACSGSSIPASAVYAENGTLMMSPASSNPVMTDDAAAKGWTNIMRLYTRDDAQGAFIGPWIAKEYAGKNVAVLHDKTAYGQGVANAVRATMNESGLKEVLYEGINAGEKDYNALVTKLKEAKADVVYFGGYHPEAGLMLRQAAEQKYKFQLIMPDSIASPEFWQVAGPAGEGTLFVFPSDPQSKPEAKEAVAKIQAGGFKPEGFTLFSYAVIQAFAQGIERAGSDDPTKVAEALKNGQPIDTVVGSVAFDEKGDLKDASYDINRWSNGAYAPIAN
- a CDS encoding ABC transporter permease — protein: MDLELVRLAVPALAKGLWLTAILTLISIAIGFNLGLALAVMRLSKNSVLSSFAKGYSTVFRGTPLLVQLFLFYYGLGQLSFVRDNPVLWWIVGDGAHCAVMALALNTAAYTSEILRGGLMSIPGGLVEAAQACGMSRLLCFRRITFPLAIRQALPAYGNELVLVVKGTSLASTITVLEITGHAKRLMSQTYAILEIFAIAGVLYLLINLVLITLVRLVEARLTRYLPR
- a CDS encoding ABC transporter permease yields the protein MELGLWQVWEGGWITAILRGAAITIAVGVASMAFGIVIGVACGLIKWARLFPLTLIVDFYTSIVRGVPELLIIYLLFFSSVEFIARVASAFGYEGLAGNGYAFVIAVVAIAAISGAYSTEVVRGALAAIPSGHIEAARALGIPGTRIFRRIIAPQMLRIAVPGMNNVWQTTIKDTALVSVVGLQELMRAAFVGAGSTRHPFIFYFIAAVVYLSITLVSQSGFDGIERLLRPRERK
- a CDS encoding FAD-binding oxidoreductase, whose translation is MDCLKPAFKAEILRIVGDGNFKDGEAISTIDYGVAPENLGARAVVFPRTADEIAAVVKCCRAHGVPLVTHGGRTGLVGGAVSRPGELVLSTARLNCILHISPIERVAVVEAGVTLQALQAAAAVHRLETGIDLPSRGSATIGGMASTNAGGIAAFRFGVMRHRILGMEAVLADGSIYSDMTRVVKNAAGYDLKHLFVGAEGTLGIITRIAVKLEPQPAATATVLFGLPSVDAALAVVRRGLDAEYGQLRAAEAIWNTFFRLTSGHQSWSAVDYRTDHPINLLVSLGGTEEDALQAELGRIYEDVIADHPDASAVIASSGAQEVDLWRLREDTDLIYRKHPSAPSYDVSVPLSEIGAYLERCLEGLRELDAALDPYLFGHLADGNLHIVLNAAGSDIPAEKVKAIETILYRDIGGIGGAFSAEHGIGIKRVRQLSDISGAVKLALMHRVKETLDSAAILNPGKVLLPVSP
- the gfa gene encoding S-(hydroxymethyl)glutathione synthase, with the translated sequence MPSIAIHPSLDSGFKATDAAFSGGTLVCNCTSNPVKVRVKGDIAHNHACGCTKCWKPGDAVFSVVAVAPTDNIEVLQNGGKLAVVDPTALIQRHACKDCGVHMYGPVERDHPFKGLSFLHPERFQETGWAKPGFAAFVSSIIESGYDPAKMDGVRARLRELGVEPYDCLNPGLMDYIATWTAKKSGALKSA
- a CDS encoding sarcosine oxidase subunit gamma family protein; amino-acid sequence: MLDNSRKWKPEPDWNSACLTGRAVDVRAVSGLTQHLVSGDIERFRERHGLAKDIGALGLATGERYAVRVARDRLLVVGLQASECAAGWHQDGYGVTALGSAQRVFEARGEGVRDLLARATTIDPDNAGPCAALQFCGLTCSVYFHGDTQALRVHVDRGLAAYLWEWLECQPLFCEKTGGFENEDFVLEECTA